GTTCTCGGTCTTGGTCACGTCCATGCTGTAATATCGGTAGGCCTTCTCCAGCCTGAGCGAGTCGAGCGCCTTGTAGCCACCCGGCTGGAGGTCGTACTTCTGGCCTTCGGCCCAGATGGCGTCCCACACCTGCATGGCCCGGGCATAGGGAACATACAGCTCCCATCCCAGCTCGCCGACATAGGTCACGCGCTGGGCGTAAGCCGGTGCCCCGCGGACTTCGATCGCCTTGGCGGACATATAGGGCAGAGCCTGGTTGGAGAGGTCGCCTTCGGAGATCGCCTGCAGCAGGTCGCGGGCGCGCGGTCCCCACAGGCCGATGACGGCATATTCCTCGGTGACGTCGCGAATCTCGACCGGGGGATCGTCGGGGCGCAGGCCCATGCGCACGAGTCCCAGGTCGTTGCCGATGAAATTCGAGCCGGTGACGATGCGGAAGTAGTCTTCTTCGAGGCGGGTGATGGTCACGTCTGTCTCGACGCCGCCGCGGGTGTTGAGGAATTGGGTGTAGACCGCCTTGCCGGCTGGGACATCGATCTGGTTGTCCGCCAGGCGTTGGAGCAGCGGCAGCGCACCGGGGCCGCGCAGGTCGATCTTGCCGAACGAGGTCATGTCGAACAGGCCGACGCGTTCGCGCACGGCCTGGTGTTCCTGGGCGACCCGGTCGAAGTACGGCGGGCGGGTCCATCCCCAGCCGCGCTGGTCGGCGCCGGCCCTGCGCCAGGCCTTTCCCGGCTGGAAGAAATTCACCCGCTCCCAGCCATTCTTCTCCCCGAACACCGCACCCTGCTCCTGCAGGCGCTGGTGCACCGGGCTGAGGCGCCGCGGCCGTGCCCACTCGTTCTCGTCATTCGGATAGCGCAGCAGGTAGTAGTACTTGACCCCTTCCCGGGTCCGTTCGGCGGCGTAGGTGGGATCGGCGTAGTAGCGGCCGAAGCGCCAGGCGTGGAAGCCGAAGACGTCGAGCGAGGGCTCGCCTTCGATGATCCATTCGGCGAGCAGCTTGCCCATGCCGCCGGCGCCGCCGTAGCCGTTGAGTGACAGGCCTGCGGCGCACCAGAAGCCGCGCACCCCGGGGAGCGGGCCCAGCAGCGGCCGGCTGTCGGGCGTGTACGCGCCTGGATGGCGAACCAGGGTGATGATTTCGGCCCGCTCGAGATGGGGAATGCGGCGAATCACCCCCTCCAGCAGTGGCTCGAACTGATCGTAGTCGGGCGGCAGCGCCTTGCCGCCGTGCTCCCACGGCGTGCCGTCGACCCAGCGGGCGGTCGGGTTGAGTTCGTACCCGCCGACGACCAGCCCGCCATTCTCCTCGCGCAGATAGACCAGGTTGTCCGGATCGCGCAGGCAGGGCGTGTCGTGCGGCAGCTCATAGCCGGGAACTGCCTTGAGGGCGATGTGCTGGTGGTCCACCGGGGTGGTCGGGATGTGCAGGCCGGCCATGGCCGCCACCTGCGGTCCCCACAGCCCGGCGGCGTTGACGACGATCTCGGTACGGATGGCGCCCTTGTCGGTCAGGACGCGAGCGATCTCGCCGCCCGGGGTCAGTTCGATCCCGGTCAGGCGGGTGTCGGTGTACACGGTCACGCCCATC
This is a stretch of genomic DNA from Anaerolineales bacterium. It encodes these proteins:
- a CDS encoding FAD-dependent oxidoreductase, with amino-acid sequence MKDQARVVVVGGGIMGVSVAYHLAKMGWTDVVLLEKGEIASGESGWAAGLVTQFHTSPTLMQIRKYSLDLFSELGLIRHVGSLRLASSEAQLKELQRNVSQARAIGLEVDVIGPDEALSHFPAISKENLYGAFYIPRDGHLDPYLTTTDLARRTREMGVTVYTDTRLTGIELTPGGEIARVLTDKGAIRTEIVVNAAGLWGPQVAAMAGLHIPTTPVDHQHIALKAVPGYELPHDTPCLRDPDNLVYLREENGGLVVGGYELNPTARWVDGTPWEHGGKALPPDYDQFEPLLEGVIRRIPHLERAEIITLVRHPGAYTPDSRPLLGPLPGVRGFWCAAGLSLNGYGGAGGMGKLLAEWIIEGEPSLDVFGFHAWRFGRYYADPTYAAERTREGVKYYYLLRYPNDENEWARPRRLSPVHQRLQEQGAVFGEKNGWERVNFFQPGKAWRRAGADQRGWGWTRPPYFDRVAQEHQAVRERVGLFDMTSFGKIDLRGPGALPLLQRLADNQIDVPAGKAVYTQFLNTRGGVETDVTITRLEEDYFRIVTGSNFIGNDLGLVRMGLRPDDPPVEIRDVTEEYAVIGLWGPRARDLLQAISEGDLSNQALPYMSAKAIEVRGAPAYAQRVTYVGELGWELYVPYARAMQVWDAIWAEGQKYDLQPGGYKALDSLRLEKAYRYYSMDVTKTENPYMAGLGFCVRLDKGEFIGREALAKIKAQGVSQKLCTLTIGEQEYLPLYGGEAVLSGKQVVGRLRSAGYGFTVKRNISYSYLPLDLAKPGTKLQVDFFGDLVPASVAADVLHDPKGERIRS